One Bacteroidota bacterium genomic window, ACTACTTTAGGATTATAAACATCTACACAATCGGGTGAACAAATTATTTGCTTGATATTGTACCAGTCGGCAATACGAATTATTGTTCCTAAATTTCCCGGATTTCGTATTGAATCAAGAAGTAAAATATTTTCCTCTTTGTTGTCAAAAATTCCATCATTTATTTGTGCTAACGCAAGAACCTGATTAGGCGTTTTTAATGAACTTATTTTTTTCAATTCCTCATCACTTATCTCATTGATATTGTAATGAAATTCCTTAAGTGTCTCGTTGTTAGTGTTTTGAGAAATCCATTCATTGGTTGCAAAAATTGAATGAATATTTAATTCTGATAATATCAATTCATTTGTTAATTTTACACCCTCAACAATGAACAGATTATGCTGTTTTCGGTATTTTTTTTGATAAAGAGATTGAATTATTTTTATTTGTGCTTTTGAAATCATTTTTTAAAAATATAATTGTATTACGCAAAGTTAGTTTATTATTGATAACTATTATAGTTTTTCAATCTTGTTCTTTAAAAAAATTAATTCCCGAGGAAAAATATTTGCTAAAAAAATCATCAGTAGTAGATGCTCCGAATGATTATAAGGATGATTTAAGGTCATTGATGAAGCAGAATCCAAGGAGGCGTGGGCTTGGAATTTCCGAACCATTTGTTTGGACATACATGAAACTTGACAAAGGAAAACAAACAAAATTTAAAAAGGGATTAAAACGTTTTTTTGGTGAAGAACCAATTTATCTTGAGTATAAACTCGTTCATCAATCGGCTGAGCAAATGAGAGATTTTTTGATGAATAAAGGGTATTTTAGGCCAACTGTAATTTATAGTATTGATAAAAGTAAGAACAAAGCAAAGCTTACTTATAAAATAATTCCACGTACTCAATATAAAATAAACAAAATCAGTTATCTGATACCTGATAGTAACATTAAAGAAATTATTGACAATTCAATTGATTCTAAGATTATTGAGGAAGGGGTGTTTTATGATAGCGAAAATTTAATAAACGAAAGGAAAAGGCTTGCTAAATTATTGAATAACAAAGGCTATTATCTTTTTAGTAAAAATAATATTTATTACGAAGTTGACACCTCCGTATCTGATGGTAAATTGGTTGATATTAATATTGTTTTAAACAATCCTACGGATAGTACAAAGCATAAAATTTTTAGAATAAATGAAATTATTATTGAGCCTGATTACAGTATTTCGGATACAATTGAGAAAAAAAGTGAATATTTAAAAGATAAAAAATTCGTATTCAGGAATGATTACATCAACAAAGAAGTTATTTTAAGATATATTCATTTTAAGAAGAATGATGTTTATGAAATTGATAAAATAAAGAAAACAATTAATCAGTTGTCTGAAATTCAGTTGTTCAAATTTGTTGACATTAGTTTTGAAGAAATAAATGACAGTAACAGTAATTTATTGGATTGTTACATCAGGTTAACGCCAATGGAAAAACAGGAATACGTATTTGAAACAGAATTAAATACTACAGAAGAAACAAAGCAAATATCTACTTCCACCTCAAATAGGTATTACGGAATGGCAGGTAAATTAGCATATCACAATCGTAATTTATTTAAACGTGCTGTTCAGTGGAATTTAGGTTTTAGCGGGGCTATTGATATTCCTTCCAATAATTTTCAGAACCAACAATTATTTGCAAACTATCAGATTGAACTTAATTCATCTTTGTATTTTCCATCAGCATTTTTACCTAAATTTATTTCTGTAAAAGATGAAGCAATCTCATCAAAAACAGCCGTTAATTTATCTTATTATTTTGACCAAAATCAGGACTTTGCAAGGTCAACAGTTAATGCTGCTTACACTTATCAATTTAATCATCCTAAAATAAAACATTTTGTTACTCCTGTGGATTTGAGTTTAATACGTACTCATTTACAACCCGATTTTAAAAAGAAGCTTAAAGAATACAATAATGTTTTATTAGATAATATTTTTGAAACACACTTATTAACTTCAATGCGTTATTCGTTTGTTTATAATGATAAAGAAGTAAATAAAAATCATTATTGGAGAATAAGAGCAACAATTCCCGAAACAGCAGGAAACATACCTTATTTTTATAATTCTATAACAAAAGGTTCCGAAATAGTAACCGATTCAACAGGTTTTGAAATTATCGGAGTAAACTTTTTTCAGTATTTAAAGTTTGATGTTGATGCAAGTTATCACTATACTGTATCAGCATATTCTTCAATTGCAAGTAGGATATGTCTCGGTATTGGCTTGCCTTTTGGTAATTCTGCAAGCATACCTTTTGAAAAACGTTACTTTCTTGGTGGAGCAAATAGTATGCGTGCTTGGACACTTAGAGGATTGGGTCCCGGTGAGTATAAAAAG contains:
- a CDS encoding BamA/TamA family outer membrane protein, giving the protein MITIIVFQSCSLKKLIPEEKYLLKKSSVVDAPNDYKDDLRSLMKQNPRRRGLGISEPFVWTYMKLDKGKQTKFKKGLKRFFGEEPIYLEYKLVHQSAEQMRDFLMNKGYFRPTVIYSIDKSKNKAKLTYKIIPRTQYKINKISYLIPDSNIKEIIDNSIDSKIIEEGVFYDSENLINERKRLAKLLNNKGYYLFSKNNIYYEVDTSVSDGKLVDINIVLNNPTDSTKHKIFRINEIIIEPDYSISDTIEKKSEYLKDKKFVFRNDYINKEVILRYIHFKKNDVYEIDKIKKTINQLSEIQLFKFVDISFEEINDSNSNLLDCYIRLTPMEKQEYVFETELNTTEETKQISTSTSNRYYGMAGKLAYHNRNLFKRAVQWNLGFSGAIDIPSNNFQNQQLFANYQIELNSSLYFPSAFLPKFISVKDEAISSKTAVNLSYYFDQNQDFARSTVNAAYTYQFNHPKIKHFVTPVDLSLIRTHLQPDFKKKLKEYNNVLLDNIFETHLLTSMRYSFVYNDKEVNKNHYWRIRATIPETAGNIPYFYNSITKGSEIVTDSTGFEIIGVNFFQYLKFDVDASYHYTVSAYSSIASRICLGIGLPFGNSASIPFEKRYFLGGANSMRAWTLRGLGPGEYKKKEDASFEQTGDLKFETNFEYRFDITSILKGALFVDAGNIWTLREDEIREGGMFEFNDFIDEIAIGTGVGLRFDFTFFIFRTDFAIPVRDPSLNLDERWVLKGSTIKDVRFNIGIGYPF
- a CDS encoding TrmH family RNA methyltransferase, whose protein sequence is MISKAQIKIIQSLYQKKYRKQHNLFIVEGVKLTNELILSELNIHSIFATNEWISQNTNNETLKEFHYNINEISDEELKKISSLKTPNQVLALAQINDGIFDNKEENILLLDSIRNPGNLGTIIRIADWYNIKQIICSPDCVDVYNPKVV